One Fulvia fulva chromosome 8, complete sequence DNA window includes the following coding sequences:
- a CDS encoding Isopentenyl-diphosphate Delta-isomerase, which translates to MTETIKSMTETMVQTHSASAENILRLFPEINTELATQTKSATQDADLAGYDEEQIRLMDEVCIVLDENDVPIGSASKKVCHLMENINKGLLHRAFSVFLFDSQNRLLLQQRASEKITFPDLWTNTCCSHPLGVPGETGATLDAAIAGVKRAAVRKLDQELGIKAHRVPIEKFDFLTRIHYLAPSDGKWGEHEIDYILFIKADVDVKENPNEVQATKYVTPEELKKDFQDPSLKFTPWFKLICNSMLFEWWENLDTGLDKYNGERELRRML; encoded by the coding sequence ATGACCGAAACGATCAAAAGCATGACCGAAACCATGGTGCAGACTCATTCTGCTTCTGCAGAGAACATCCTACGCCTTTTCCCAGAGATCAACACCGAGCTCGCTACACAAACCAAATCCGCAACTCAAGATGCCGACCTCGCTGGCTACGACGAGGAGCAGATCCGGCTCATGGACGAGGTCTGCATTGTACTAGACGAGAACGATGTACCAATTGGCAGTGCAAGCAAGAAGGTGTGCCATCTCATGGAGAACATCAACAAAGGCCTCCTTCACCGCGCATTCTCCGTCTTCCTCTTCGACTCGCAGAACCGATTGCTGCTGCAACAACGAGCTTCCGAGAAGATCACCTTCCCAGACCTCTGGACCAACACTTGCTGCTCCCACCCACTTGGCGTGCCAGGCGAGACTGGTGCAACTCTCGATGCAGCGATCGCGGGTGTCAAGCGTGCGGCGGTACGGAAGCTTGACCAAGAGCTGGGCATCAAGGCACATCGAGTACCAATTGAGAAGTTCGACTTCTTGACAAGAATACACTACCTCGCACCGAGCGACGGCAAGTGGGGGGAGCACGAGATTGACTACATCCTGTTCATCAAGGCCGACGTTGATGTGAAGGAGAACCCGAACGAAGTGCAGGCGACCAAATACGTTACGCCAGAAGAGTTGAAGAAGGACTTTCAAGATCCGAGCCTCAAATTCACGCCGTGGTTCAAGCTCATTTGCAACAGCATGCTGTTTGAGTGGTGGGAGAACTTGGACACCGGCTTGGACAAGTACAATGGTGAGAGGGAGCTGAGAAGGATGTTATGA